A window of Streptomyces marispadix contains these coding sequences:
- a CDS encoding DUF1028 domain-containing protein has translation MTFSILARDDSGAFGMAVTSSSPCVAARCLHLRCGVGVVASQNITDPRFGDWLLDRLAEGDSADEALARLREHDGTTAYRQLAVIGAQDAPAVHSGERTLGVHHSRTSEHAVAVGNLLDNTGVVDAVLRQFQSATGEFEQRLLTALKAGLAAGGEAGDLHSAGLAVVRDAGWRETDLRVDWSETPVSDLEALLEMWLPQRRDYVTRGVDPRTAPAYGVPGDE, from the coding sequence ATGACTTTCTCCATCTTGGCCAGGGACGACTCCGGCGCCTTCGGAATGGCGGTCACGTCGTCCTCTCCCTGTGTGGCCGCGCGATGCCTCCACCTTCGCTGCGGCGTGGGCGTCGTGGCCTCCCAGAACATCACCGACCCCCGGTTCGGTGACTGGCTCCTCGACAGGCTCGCCGAGGGCGACTCGGCCGACGAGGCGCTGGCAAGGCTCCGCGAGCACGACGGCACCACGGCCTACCGTCAGTTGGCGGTCATCGGGGCGCAGGACGCTCCCGCCGTCCACTCCGGCGAGCGGACACTCGGCGTCCACCACTCGCGGACGTCGGAGCACGCCGTGGCGGTCGGCAACCTGCTCGACAACACCGGCGTCGTCGACGCCGTCCTGAGGCAATTCCAGTCCGCCACCGGCGAGTTCGAGCAGCGGCTGCTCACAGCGCTGAAGGCCGGTCTGGCTGCCGGAGGCGAAGCCGGCGACCTCCACTCGGCCGGACTCGCGGTCGTCCGCGACGCCGGGTGGCGCGAGACCGACCTGCGCGTCGACTGGAGCGAGACCCCGGTCTCCGACCTGGAGGCGCTGCTCGAGATGTGGCTGCCGCAGCGCCGTGACTACGTGACGCGCGGCGTCGACCCCCGCACGGCCCCGGCATACGGGGTGCCCGGCGATGAGTGA
- a CDS encoding FAD-binding oxidoreductase, whose amino-acid sequence MSCGNKTVLDNGLRTPTVSDEARTTQRTPVPSRYAPGPRGILVQQADRLSALRRLTTADEVETAVGRPAPVIRLKQISALDEGCRAVLARCPLAAFGYRDADGLSRTTFIGGTPGFVRVHSPTRISFSVPECDDPHGPVSFFFLLPGVGEILRVNGSAAARKGAETTVDIDEAYVHCAQAVLRSRLWQPPGPAEPAAEITGDGPLHRPGVARFLAEAPFLALSTWDSSGGSDTSPRGDRHTAARILDGRTLAIPDRKGNKRADTLHNLLHDDRLSLAALVPGRSGVLHVRGHGTITDDPALLETMALRGTPPHLALLVDVEHAEVTANDALARSRPWVPGAHPDRGTVPDLMALAGEHLAANSAADGGGPPTFLLKAVGAIPGLHRLLRLVMNRAYRSGLRKEGYEDVEPAGNSRRRGVPHRAPADEGRTEKHPREVRVAEVRRETPSAVTLVLEDVGERPGPFGFRPGQFFTLVADIDGRRVRRAYSASSAPGSSRLEVTVKHIEGGRFSTHVHRGLRAGDRLALHGPSGSFHAEPQPPDETVLVAAGSGVTPMMSMLRAQLDVRRPRGRIALLYSSRNADEIIFADELTRLAEAHPDRLSVTHVLTRRDGRLDADGVRRWVTGLSPARDARYYVCGPGPLTETVQGVLAAPRSPGRAGAP is encoded by the coding sequence ATGAGCTGCGGAAACAAGACCGTGCTCGATAACGGGCTGCGGACGCCGACCGTCTCGGACGAGGCCCGGACCACCCAGCGGACGCCGGTGCCGAGCCGGTACGCCCCAGGGCCGAGAGGAATCCTTGTGCAGCAGGCAGACCGGCTGAGCGCCCTGCGACGGCTGACGACGGCGGACGAGGTCGAGACGGCCGTCGGCCGCCCGGCACCGGTGATCAGGCTCAAGCAGATCAGCGCCCTCGACGAGGGCTGCCGGGCGGTCCTCGCCCGGTGCCCCCTCGCGGCCTTCGGCTACCGGGACGCGGACGGCCTCAGCAGGACGACCTTCATCGGCGGCACGCCGGGGTTCGTACGCGTCCACTCGCCTACGCGGATCTCGTTCTCCGTGCCCGAATGCGACGACCCGCACGGTCCGGTCTCGTTCTTCTTCCTCCTGCCGGGCGTCGGGGAGATCCTGCGTGTCAACGGTTCGGCGGCGGCGCGGAAGGGCGCGGAGACGACCGTCGACATCGACGAGGCGTATGTGCACTGCGCGCAGGCCGTCCTCCGGTCCCGCCTGTGGCAGCCGCCCGGCCCAGCCGAACCGGCCGCCGAGATCACGGGAGACGGGCCCCTGCACCGGCCCGGCGTCGCCCGGTTCCTGGCCGAGGCACCGTTCCTCGCGCTGTCCACGTGGGACTCCTCCGGCGGAAGCGACACCAGCCCGCGAGGGGACCGGCACACGGCGGCGCGAATCCTGGACGGCCGCACGCTCGCCATCCCGGACCGTAAGGGCAACAAACGTGCCGACACGCTCCACAACCTGCTGCACGACGACCGGCTCTCTCTCGCCGCGCTCGTTCCAGGGCGCAGCGGTGTCCTGCACGTACGGGGCCACGGCACGATCACCGACGATCCCGCACTGCTGGAGACGATGGCGCTGCGCGGGACGCCCCCGCACTTGGCGCTGCTCGTCGACGTCGAACACGCCGAGGTGACCGCCAACGACGCGCTCGCACGCTCACGGCCTTGGGTCCCCGGCGCGCACCCCGACCGCGGCACGGTGCCGGACCTGATGGCGCTGGCGGGAGAACACCTCGCCGCCAACTCGGCCGCCGACGGCGGCGGTCCGCCCACGTTCCTGCTGAAGGCCGTCGGCGCGATCCCGGGACTGCACCGGTTGCTGCGACTGGTGATGAACCGTGCCTACCGTTCCGGCCTGCGCAAGGAGGGCTATGAGGACGTCGAGCCCGCGGGGAACAGCCGCCGCCGTGGCGTCCCGCACCGAGCCCCGGCCGACGAGGGCAGGACGGAGAAGCACCCGCGAGAGGTGCGCGTCGCCGAGGTGCGCAGGGAGACACCGAGCGCCGTCACCCTCGTACTGGAGGACGTGGGCGAGCGCCCCGGACCGTTCGGCTTCCGGCCCGGCCAGTTCTTCACACTCGTCGCCGACATAGACGGCCGCCGGGTGCGACGGGCTTACTCGGCCTCGTCGGCGCCCGGCTCGTCGCGGCTGGAGGTCACCGTCAAGCACATCGAAGGCGGCCGGTTCTCCACCCACGTACACCGGGGTCTCCGCGCCGGGGACCGTCTCGCGCTGCACGGCCCGTCGGGGTCCTTCCACGCCGAGCCGCAGCCCCCGGACGAGACGGTGCTCGTCGCGGCGGGCAGCGGCGTGACGCCGATGATGAGCATGCTCCGAGCGCAGCTCGACGTCCGCCGGCCCCGCGGCCGGATCGCGCTCCTCTACAGCAGCCGCAACGCGGACGAGATCATCTTCGCCGACGAACTGACCCGGCTTGCCGAGGCCCATCCCGACCGGCTGTCGGTCACCCACGTCCTGACCCGACGGGACGGGCGGCTCGACGCGGACGGCGTGCGTCGCTGGGTCACCGGCCTCTCCCCGGCCCGGGACGCCCGCTACTACGTCTGCGGTCCCGGGCCGCTGACGGAGACCGTCCAGGGCGTGCTGGCGGCGCCTCGGAGTCCCGGACGAGCTGGTGCGCCATGA
- a CDS encoding DUF2975 domain-containing protein, with protein sequence MGKLTVGALRTVLVVVLTGSVFVQALMVWALVSGNDPEDGSLPLTPLRVITILGIGTVQVVGVCVWRLVTMVRRGTVFSHAAFRYVDVVIGAIVAAALVWFAVTALNAPGQRADPGVTLIMGGVGVGILGVALIVLVLRMLLAQAVARDVQAAQMQAELDEVI encoded by the coding sequence ATGGGAAAGCTGACAGTGGGTGCGCTGCGCACCGTGCTCGTGGTGGTGCTCACCGGCTCCGTGTTCGTACAGGCACTGATGGTGTGGGCGTTGGTCAGCGGCAACGACCCTGAGGACGGGTCGCTCCCCCTGACCCCGCTGCGCGTGATCACGATCCTGGGCATCGGGACCGTCCAGGTCGTCGGGGTCTGCGTATGGCGGCTGGTGACGATGGTGCGACGCGGCACCGTGTTCTCCCACGCCGCCTTCCGCTACGTCGACGTCGTGATCGGCGCGATCGTGGCGGCTGCCCTCGTGTGGTTCGCGGTCACGGCCCTCAACGCGCCCGGCCAGCGGGCCGACCCTGGCGTCACCCTCATCATGGGCGGCGTCGGCGTCGGCATCCTGGGAGTCGCGCTCATCGTGCTCGTGCTGCGGATGCTCCTCGCCCAGGCCGTCGCACGCGACGTCCAAGCCGCGCAGATGCAGGCCGAGTTGGACGAGGTGATCTGA
- a CDS encoding LysR family transcriptional regulator: MINVTLRQLDYLVAVAEHGTVTAAAQALHLSQSTVSSAIADLERILKITLFVRHARGLSLTRDGQMVLAEARRLLREVSSLERRVAGLSGELAGELRIGCYSTIAPLLLPAIVTEFMLNHPAVDVNFSEGSQHALLEQMEQGKSDVAVMYAYRFRNHLTDLGHTATKLTAVPPYVLLHPEHGLAGADTVALRDLANDPYILFDLEPGGQYFLSVFDAEGVTPDVRFRTPNSELVRCLVARGAGYSLLSQRPKTTVSYEGLPYVAKELTARHEGLDVVAVTPGDRMPSKRVATFIEMAVDLLRPEVLR; encoded by the coding sequence GTGATCAATGTGACCCTGCGACAGCTCGACTACCTGGTGGCGGTCGCCGAACACGGAACGGTCACTGCCGCGGCGCAGGCACTCCATCTCTCGCAGTCGACGGTCTCGTCGGCGATCGCCGACCTGGAACGCATCCTCAAGATCACCCTTTTTGTGCGGCACGCCCGGGGGCTCTCGCTCACCCGTGACGGGCAGATGGTCCTCGCCGAGGCCAGGCGCCTGCTGCGGGAGGTCTCAAGCCTGGAGCGCCGCGTGGCCGGCCTGAGCGGGGAGTTGGCAGGGGAACTCCGCATCGGGTGCTATTCGACGATTGCGCCGCTCCTTCTTCCCGCCATCGTCACCGAGTTCATGCTCAATCACCCGGCCGTGGACGTGAACTTCTCGGAAGGGTCGCAGCACGCGCTCCTGGAACAGATGGAGCAGGGCAAAAGCGACGTGGCCGTCATGTACGCGTACCGATTCCGGAACCATCTGACGGACCTCGGCCACACCGCCACAAAGCTCACGGCCGTGCCGCCGTACGTCCTGCTCCACCCTGAGCACGGACTTGCCGGGGCGGACACCGTCGCATTGCGTGATCTCGCGAACGACCCCTATATCCTCTTCGACCTCGAGCCGGGCGGGCAGTACTTCCTGTCCGTTTTCGACGCGGAGGGCGTGACCCCCGACGTCCGCTTCCGCACGCCCAATTCGGAACTCGTGCGCTGCCTTGTCGCCAGGGGTGCGGGGTATTCGCTGCTGAGCCAGCGGCCGAAGACGACGGTCAGCTACGAGGGCCTGCCGTATGTGGCCAAGGAACTCACGGCCAGGCACGAGGGGTTGGACGTCGTAGCGGTCACACCGGGCGACCGCATGCCCAGCAAGCGGGTCGCGACTTTCATCGAGATGGCCGTGGATCTCCTCAGGCCCGAGGTATTGAGATAA
- a CDS encoding helix-turn-helix domain-containing protein encodes MPIAVDIDVMLARRKMSVGELSDRVGITPANLAVLKNGRAKAVRFATLAALCEALRCQPGDLLRWEAEDMSRT; translated from the coding sequence ATGCCGATCGCCGTAGACATCGACGTGATGCTGGCCAGACGGAAGATGTCCGTCGGCGAGCTCTCGGACCGCGTCGGGATCACGCCCGCCAACCTGGCCGTACTCAAGAACGGACGCGCCAAGGCGGTGCGCTTCGCGACGCTCGCCGCGCTCTGCGAGGCGCTCAGGTGCCAGCCGGGCGACCTGCTGCGCTGGGAGGCCGAGGACATGTCCCGGACTTAG
- a CDS encoding TetR/AcrR family transcriptional regulator — protein sequence MPSADRRVQPRRKPRQVRAELTYERILTAAAHVFAEHGYAAGTTNRIAERARISVGSLYQYFPNKDAILAELLVRHIDRGRWTQADRLDLSAGTLEAMVRALVRDAIDNHRDDPQLLRIMIEEASFSPEVLETIERHGRLRVGQVRDLLARHPDVRVRDLDTAAELIVTTVEMNTHKLMADPRTIPVETFENELVDMVTRYLRGDRWPNG from the coding sequence ATGCCGTCGGCCGACCGCCGCGTTCAGCCACGTCGCAAGCCTCGTCAGGTGCGCGCCGAGCTCACCTACGAGCGCATCCTCACCGCCGCTGCTCACGTTTTCGCCGAGCACGGCTACGCCGCCGGCACCACCAACCGCATCGCCGAACGTGCCCGCATCTCCGTCGGCTCGCTGTATCAGTACTTCCCGAACAAGGACGCCATCCTCGCCGAGCTGCTGGTGCGGCACATCGACCGTGGCAGGTGGACACAGGCCGACCGACTCGACTTGTCCGCCGGCACCTTGGAGGCGATGGTGCGGGCACTGGTGCGCGACGCGATCGACAACCACCGCGACGATCCGCAACTGCTGCGCATCATGATCGAGGAGGCGTCGTTCTCGCCCGAAGTGCTCGAGACGATCGAACGGCACGGAAGGCTTCGCGTCGGTCAGGTACGCGACCTTCTCGCCCGGCACCCGGACGTCCGCGTACGAGACCTCGACACCGCGGCCGAACTGATCGTGACCACAGTGGAGATGAACACGCACAAGCTCATGGCCGATCCTCGGACCATTCCGGTCGAGACGTTCGAGAACGAACTGGTGGACATGGTCACCCGTTACCTGCGCGGCGATCGCTGGCCGAACGGATAG
- a CDS encoding M20 family metallopeptidase yields MSETSEAKKRVQDDVESVHGELIALSEYLHRNPETAWNEVESAKKVAEVLRRYGFDVTEDFVGLPTALHARFGSGTRRIGYMAEYDALPGIGHACGHNLISAMSVGAAIALAPRADELGITVEVFGTPAEEGGGGKIEMLDRGAFEGLDFAMMAHPAPVDVARAVPFAVSHSAVRYTGKAAHAAAYPTHGRNAADAFTIAQVAIGLLRQQLPPSVRVHGIVTSGGEAPNAIPQSTAGRWYVRAEDMAELAETEEKVRRCFEAGALATGCDVEIEPESQPYSDFRTHEPALALYEQNAVELGREFVTEGPETQMCRASTDMGNVSQVVPAIHPYIGLGCFPVLNHQREFADHCIGEVASRTLSDGATALAWTAVDLAQGWMS; encoded by the coding sequence ATGAGTGAGACGAGCGAGGCGAAGAAGCGCGTCCAGGACGACGTCGAGAGTGTCCACGGCGAACTGATCGCGCTGTCCGAGTACTTGCACCGCAATCCCGAGACGGCGTGGAACGAGGTCGAGTCCGCCAAGAAGGTGGCGGAGGTCCTGCGCCGGTACGGCTTCGACGTCACGGAGGACTTCGTCGGCCTGCCCACCGCCCTTCACGCCCGGTTCGGGTCGGGCACGAGGCGGATCGGCTACATGGCCGAGTACGACGCGTTGCCGGGCATCGGGCATGCGTGCGGCCACAATCTCATCTCGGCGATGTCCGTAGGCGCGGCGATCGCTCTCGCCCCGCGGGCAGACGAACTCGGAATCACCGTCGAGGTCTTCGGCACCCCTGCCGAGGAGGGCGGCGGCGGCAAGATCGAGATGCTCGACCGCGGCGCGTTCGAGGGCCTCGACTTCGCGATGATGGCCCACCCGGCTCCCGTGGACGTCGCTCGCGCCGTGCCCTTCGCCGTGTCGCACTCGGCGGTCCGCTACACGGGCAAGGCGGCGCACGCGGCCGCGTACCCGACCCATGGAAGAAACGCCGCGGACGCGTTCACCATCGCGCAGGTCGCGATCGGACTGCTGCGCCAGCAGTTGCCGCCCAGCGTGCGTGTGCACGGCATCGTCACCTCGGGCGGCGAGGCGCCGAACGCCATCCCGCAGTCGACGGCGGGACGTTGGTACGTGCGCGCGGAGGACATGGCCGAACTCGCCGAGACCGAGGAGAAGGTGCGCCGCTGTTTCGAGGCGGGCGCGCTGGCCACGGGGTGCGACGTGGAGATCGAACCGGAGTCGCAGCCGTATTCCGACTTCCGCACTCACGAGCCGGCGTTGGCGTTGTACGAGCAGAACGCCGTCGAGTTGGGGCGCGAGTTCGTCACCGAGGGTCCGGAGACGCAGATGTGCCGCGCCTCGACGGACATGGGCAACGTCTCGCAGGTCGTCCCCGCCATCCACCCCTACATCGGTCTCGGCTGCTTTCCGGTGCTCAATCACCAGAGGGAGTTCGCCGATCACTGCATCGGCGAAGTCGCCTCGCGGACCCTGAGCGATGGTGCGACGGCCCTTGCGTGGACGGCGGTCGACCTGGCACAGGGCTGGATGTCCTGA
- a CDS encoding flavin-containing monooxygenase, whose protein sequence is MSSTATEVLVVGGGQAGIAMSEHLGNYGVPHIVLERDRVAERWRTSRWDSLVANGPAWHDRFPNLEFHCDPDAFPTKEEVAAYLAEYAEKIDAPIRTGVEVTSVTKNIGEPGFRVATSEGTIDARYVVAATGPFQKPVIPDVIPEAARIHQIHSGGYRNPRQLPEGAVLVIGAGSSGVQIADELRRSGREVYLAVGPHDRPPRRYRGRDFVWWLGVLNKWEAATPPQGAEHVTIAVSGARGGHTVDFRDLAEDGITLVGTAESYEDGKIRFASDLKQNIVQGDANYLSLLQEADAYIERNGLDLPEEPEAHRLRADPRCVTDPLLELDLAEAGIASIVWATGFTQDYGWLKVDAFDEKGRPRHRRGISSEPGVFFLGLPWQSRRGSSFIWGVWHDARFLADHIMIRRSYRAYGSMEAPATA, encoded by the coding sequence ATGTCGAGCACAGCGACGGAAGTCCTCGTCGTGGGCGGGGGCCAGGCGGGGATCGCGATGAGCGAGCACCTCGGCAACTACGGTGTCCCGCACATCGTCCTGGAGCGCGACCGCGTCGCCGAGCGGTGGCGGACTTCCCGTTGGGATTCCCTCGTGGCCAACGGCCCGGCGTGGCACGACCGTTTCCCGAACCTGGAATTCCACTGCGACCCCGACGCCTTTCCCACCAAGGAAGAGGTGGCGGCCTATCTGGCGGAGTACGCGGAGAAGATCGACGCTCCGATCCGCACCGGGGTCGAGGTGACCTCCGTGACCAAGAACATCGGAGAGCCCGGCTTCCGTGTGGCGACGTCGGAGGGCACCATCGACGCCCGCTACGTCGTGGCCGCGACGGGGCCCTTCCAGAAGCCGGTGATCCCGGACGTCATACCCGAGGCGGCCCGCATCCACCAGATCCACTCCGGCGGCTACCGCAATCCGCGGCAGCTACCCGAAGGGGCCGTCCTCGTCATAGGGGCCGGGTCCTCCGGTGTGCAGATCGCGGACGAACTGCGCCGGTCCGGGCGCGAGGTCTACCTCGCCGTCGGCCCGCACGACCGGCCCCCGCGACGCTACCGCGGCCGTGACTTCGTCTGGTGGCTCGGCGTCCTCAACAAGTGGGAGGCGGCAACGCCGCCCCAGGGCGCCGAGCACGTCACCATCGCGGTCAGTGGAGCCCGGGGCGGCCACACAGTGGACTTCCGCGACCTCGCCGAGGACGGCATCACGCTGGTCGGGACGGCCGAGTCCTACGAGGACGGCAAGATCCGGTTCGCCTCGGACCTCAAGCAGAACATCGTCCAGGGCGACGCCAACTACCTGTCACTGCTTCAGGAGGCCGACGCCTACATCGAGCGCAACGGCCTCGACCTGCCCGAGGAGCCGGAGGCGCACCGTCTGCGGGCCGACCCGCGGTGCGTGACGGACCCCCTGCTCGAACTCGACCTCGCCGAGGCGGGCATCGCCTCGATCGTCTGGGCCACGGGCTTCACACAGGACTACGGCTGGCTGAAGGTCGACGCGTTCGACGAGAAAGGGCGACCGCGGCACCGGCGTGGCATCTCATCCGAGCCCGGCGTCTTCTTCCTCGGGCTGCCGTGGCAGTCACGGCGGGGATCAAGCTTCATCTGGGGTGTCTGGCACGACGCGAGATTCCTCGCCGACCACATCATGATCCGCCGCTCCTACCGCGCCTACGGCTCGATGGAGGCGCCTGCGACAGCGTGA
- a CDS encoding MFS transporter, protein MATTLADDRATQKGLRRSVIAGSIGVLVHWFDWAVYAYMATTMADIFFPNQDGTASLLSVFAVFAVAFFVRPLGSVIFGHLGDRFGRKKTLSLVIISMAAGTLLLGLIPGYDTIGLLAPILLVVARIIQGIAAGGEFGSAAAFLAEYSPAKRRGLGTSSIEVGSVLGFLLASFVVWALHTTMSEAAITAGGWRIPFLITVPLALVGLYIRLKVEDTPEYRALEELDTVPASPVPEVFKSNRKQFFQTIGIETFMNCTFYVVLVYLLTYQEEIVGLHPDQAALLSTVASLVAIALIPLSGIASDRVGRKPVLLSAAGMLIVGAVPLFLLMRQGTQNAAFAATAGLAAILAVILGTHSATVAELFPTRTRQSGLSMAYAIAGALFAGTLPYINTWLISVTDDPMVPAYTLIVVGVVGLLTVLTIPETKSTDLLHESDVSAGGSVPAPVR, encoded by the coding sequence ATGGCAACCACGCTTGCGGATGACCGGGCCACGCAAAAAGGTCTACGACGCAGTGTCATCGCTGGGTCGATCGGCGTCCTCGTCCACTGGTTCGACTGGGCGGTCTACGCTTATATGGCCACGACGATGGCGGACATCTTCTTCCCCAACCAGGACGGTACGGCCAGTCTCCTGTCCGTATTCGCCGTCTTCGCCGTCGCGTTCTTCGTCCGGCCACTCGGATCGGTCATCTTCGGTCACCTCGGCGACCGCTTCGGCCGCAAGAAGACGCTTTCCCTGGTCATCATTTCCATGGCCGCCGGAACTCTGCTGCTCGGTCTGATACCGGGCTACGACACGATCGGTCTGCTGGCGCCGATACTCCTCGTCGTCGCCCGGATCATCCAGGGAATCGCGGCCGGTGGTGAATTCGGTTCCGCCGCCGCCTTCCTCGCGGAATACTCCCCGGCGAAGCGCCGCGGTCTGGGGACCTCCTCCATCGAGGTCGGTTCCGTTCTCGGCTTCCTCCTCGCGTCCTTCGTCGTGTGGGCGCTCCACACGACGATGAGCGAAGCGGCGATCACCGCCGGTGGCTGGCGAATTCCCTTCCTCATCACCGTTCCTCTGGCTCTCGTCGGCCTGTACATACGCCTCAAGGTCGAGGACACCCCGGAATACCGAGCGCTGGAGGAGCTGGACACCGTCCCGGCGTCGCCCGTACCCGAGGTCTTCAAGAGCAACCGCAAGCAGTTCTTCCAGACCATCGGCATCGAGACGTTCATGAACTGCACGTTCTATGTGGTGCTCGTCTATCTCCTCACCTATCAAGAGGAGATCGTGGGGCTGCACCCCGACCAGGCCGCTCTGCTGTCGACCGTCGCCTCCCTGGTCGCCATCGCCCTCATCCCGCTCTCGGGCATCGCCTCCGACCGCGTCGGGCGCAAGCCGGTCCTGCTGAGCGCTGCCGGAATGCTCATCGTGGGTGCGGTGCCCCTGTTCCTCCTCATGCGACAGGGCACCCAGAACGCCGCCTTCGCGGCGACCGCGGGCCTCGCCGCCATCCTGGCGGTCATTCTCGGCACGCACTCCGCGACCGTCGCCGAGCTCTTCCCCACCCGCACCCGGCAGAGCGGCCTGTCCATGGCGTACGCGATCGCCGGTGCCCTCTTCGCCGGCACCCTGCCGTACATCAACACGTGGCTCATCTCGGTGACGGACGACCCGATGGTCCCGGCCTACACCCTCATCGTCGTCGGCGTCGTGGGCCTGCTGACCGTCCTGACGATCCCGGAGACCAAGAGCACCGACCTTCTCCATGAGTCCGACGTTTCCGCGGGAGGTTCAGTCCCGGCACCCGTACGCTGA
- a CDS encoding RidA family protein: MKHTRIRTFNTKDTYPEQNLDNDLCQAVVAGGVVYLRGQIGQDLETRESVGIGDVEAQAEKAMSNIAMLLEEAGGELQDIVKVVVYLTDIRYRESVYRVMGRWLKGVHPVSTGIVVQALARPEWLVEIDATAVLGERA, from the coding sequence GTGAAGCACACGAGGATCCGTACGTTCAACACCAAGGACACCTACCCCGAGCAGAACCTCGACAACGACCTGTGCCAGGCCGTCGTCGCCGGTGGCGTCGTATATCTGCGGGGTCAGATCGGTCAGGACCTCGAAACCCGCGAGAGCGTCGGCATCGGCGACGTCGAGGCCCAGGCGGAGAAGGCGATGTCGAACATCGCCATGCTGCTGGAGGAGGCCGGCGGTGAGCTTCAGGACATCGTGAAGGTCGTCGTCTACCTCACCGACATCCGCTACCGCGAGAGCGTCTACCGCGTGATGGGGCGTTGGCTCAAGGGCGTCCACCCCGTATCGACCGGCATCGTCGTACAGGCGCTCGCCCGCCCCGAGTGGCTCGTAGAGATCGACGCCACGGCCGTTCTCGGGGAGCGTGCATGA